CGGACGGAAAGTTTCAGTATGCGTTCGGGTCCGGAGGCGAGGGCTACACGCTTAATACGCCAGTCGGGATTGCAGTGGATAGCGAGGCGAACGTCTACGTGGCCGACAGTCGCCATTATCGGGTGGTGAAAGTAGATGCTCTGGGCAAGTGGATCAAGTCCTACGGCAGGATAGGAACCGACCAGTTTCGAACGCCGTACGGCGTCGCCGTGGATGCTTCCGGCAATATTTTTGTATCGGACGCTTTCCATCATCGCATTCAGAAATTGGACCAAGACGGGAATATTCAGGCGATCTACGGTGCGTACGGCGGCTTCGCGGGAACCGGAGACGGGGAATTCAAGTCTCCTGCCGGGCTTGCGGTCGACGCTTCCGGAACGCTGTACGTCGCGGACAGCGGCAACAGCCGCGCGGCGATCGTCGTACCGATGACGGACACGGCGCCTGTGCCGGTGTATTCGCATCATATCGCGGCACAATTCGAGCTCGACCGCATCGCGGTGGATCCTTCGGGCATCATTTATGCGCTGGACGCTACGAACGATCGGATTCGGAAAATCGACCGGAGCGGCGCCATCGTCGCGACGTTGGGGGTCACGACTACCGGCGTCAGTCTGATCAACGACCCTACGGGAATCGCGGTAGATATGGCCGGGAACATCTATGTATCCGAGTACCAGCGTATTCAGGTATTCTCCAAGACGGGCAGCATGGCAAGACAATACACGTCTTCATCGTTTAAGGGGCTAGCCGATATCGCTGTAGACGGCTCGGGAAATATGTATGTCATTTCTGAAAATGATACAGGAATGCATGTGCTCAAGGTAAGTCCCAACGGGGAACTGCTGCCGTTTTCGCATCCGGATATGACGCCATACTCTCTAACCGTAGACCATAGGGGCAACGTGTATGTCAACAATGACATCGGAAACACGATTAAGCTGAATGATCAAGGGACGCAACTGGCTTCCTACAAAGGCCTTTCGATGGGGTCGGAGTTGCTGGTCGACGTTGTCGTGGACTATGTAGGGAATATATATGTTATCGATCTTATGCATCGGACGCTTCAAAAGATGGACTCGACTGGGAAGCTCCTTTACGTCAACGTGTCATACCCGAATCAACACACAGGCTTGCCCCTTAGCTTGGGCGTGGATGCTTCGGGGCGTGTATATATGGTGGACATGAGAACCAACGAAATCATTAAGATCGGATTCGTTCCGGATGCGCCGACGAACGTGAGCGCCGCGGTTTCGGCGCAGGGCGGCGAGGCGACCGTCAGCTTCACGCCGCCGCCGATTAACGGGGGCGATAAGCTTCACCGTTATACGGTGACGTCGAGTCCGGGAGGGATTACGGCGACGGGGTTCGGCAGTCCGATCCAGGTGACGGGGCTTACGAACGGCACGTCGTACACGTTCACGGTGACGGCGGCGAACGGCGATGGGACTTCGGCGGCGTCTGCGCCTTCGAATCCCGTGACGCCGACGACGGTGCCTGGGGCGCCGACGGGCGTGTCGGCCGTTGCGGGCAACGGGGAGGCGACGGTGAGCTTTACGCCTCCGGCGAGCAACGGAGGCAGCGCGATTACGGGCTACACGGTAACGTCGAGTCCGGGGGGCATTACGGCGACGGGCGCGAGCAGCCCGATCGTCGTAACGGGCCTCGCGAACGGCACGGCGTACACGTTCACAGTGACGGCGACGAACGCGGCGGGGACGTCGGCAGCGTCAAGTGCCTCGACGGCTGTGACGCCGAGGACGGTGCCCGGGGCGCCGACAGGGGTGTCGGCCGTTGCGGGCAACGGGGAGGCGACGATCAGCTTCACGCCGCCTGCGAATAACGGAGGCAGCGCAATCACAGGCTACACGGTAACGTCGAGCCCGGGCGGCATCACGGCGACGGGCACGAGCAGCCCGATTAAGGTGACGGGCCTTGCGAACGGTACAGCCTACACGTTCACGGTAACGGCGACGAACGCGGCGGGGACGTCGGCAGCGTCGAGCGCGTCGACGGCCGCCACGCCGAGGACGGTGCCTGGGGCGCCGACGGGCGTGTCGGCGGTCGCGGGCAACGGGGAGGCGACGGTGAGCTTTACGCCGCCGACCAGCGACGGAGGCAGCGCGATCACGAGCTACACGGTAACGTCGAGTCCGGGCGGCATTACGGCGACGGGCACGAGCAGCCCGATTGTCGTAACGGGCCTGACGATCGGTACTTCGTACACGTTCATGGTAACGGCGACGAACGCGGCGGGGACGTCGGCAGCGTCGGGCGAGACGAATAGCGTCACGCCGATGACGGTGCCGGGTGCGCCGACGGAAGTTACGGCGGTCGCAGGCAACGGAGAGGCGACGATCAGCTTCACGCCGCCGATCAGCGACGGAGGCAGCGCAATCACAGGCTACACGGCAACGTCGAGCCCGGGCGGCATTACGGCGACGGGCACGAGCAGCCCGATCGTCGTAACGGGCCTAGCGAACGGCACGGCGTACACGTTCACGGTGACGGCGACGAACGCGGCGGGCACGTCGGCGGCGTCGGGCGAGACGAATAGCGTCACGCCGATGACAATGCCGGGTGCGCCGACGGAAGTTACGGCGGTCGCAGGCAACGGGGAGGCGACGATCAGCTTTACGCCGCCGACCAGCGACGGAGGCAGCGCAATCACAGGCTACACGGTGACATCGAGTCCGGGCGGCATTACGGCGACGGGCGCAAACAGTCCGATTATCGTAACGGGCCTCGCGAACGGTACAGCCTACACGTTCACGGTAACGGCGACGAACGCGGCGGGCACGTCGGCGGCGTCGGGCGAGACGAATAGCGTTACGCCAATGACGGTGCCGGGTGCGCCGACGGAAGTTACGGCGGTCGCGGGCAACGGGGAGGCGACGATCAGCTTTACGCCGCCGACCAGCGACGGAGGCAGCGCAATCACAGGCTACACGGTGACATCGAGTCCAGGCGGGATTACGGCGACGGGCACGAGCAGTCCGATCGTCGTAACGGGCCTCGCGAACGGTACGTCGTACACGTTCACGGTGACGGCGACGAACGCGGCGGGCACGTCGGCATCGTCGGGCGAGTCGGATAACGTCACGCCGATGACGGTGCCGGGAGCGCCGACGGAAGTTACGGCGGTCGCAGGCAACGGAGAGGCGACGATCAGCTTCACGCCGCCGACCAGCGACGGAGGCAGCGCGATCACGGGCTACACGGTAACATCGAGCCCGGGCGGCATTACGGCGACGGGCACGAGCAGCCCGATCGTCGTAACGGGCCTCGCGAACGGTACGTCATACACGTTCACGGTGACGGCGACGAACGCGGCAGGGACGTCGGCAGCGTCGAGTGCGTCGACGGCCGTGACGCCGAAAACGGTACCTGGAGCGCCGACAGAAGTTGCGGCGGCCGCGGGCAACGGAGAGGCGACGATCAGCTTCACGCCGCCGATCAGCGACGGAGGCAGCGTAATCACGGGCTACACGGTAACGTCGAGCCCGGGCGGCATTACGGCGACGGGCACGAGCAGCCCGATCGTCGTAACGGGCCTCGCGAACGGTACGTCGTACACGTTCACGGTGACGGCGACGAACGCGGCAGGGACGTCGGCAGCGTCGAGTGCGTCGACGGCCGTGACGCCGAGAACGGTACCTGGAGCGCCGACGGGGGTGTCGGCCGTTGCGGGCAACGGAGAGGCGACGATCAGCTTCACGCCGCCGACCAACGACGGAGGCAGCGTAATCACGGGCTACACGGTAACGTCGAGCCCGGGCGGGATTACGGCGACGGGCACGACCAGCCCGATCGTCGTAACGGGCCTCGCGAACGGCACAGCCTACACGTTCACGGTAACGGCGACGAACGCGGCGGGCACGTCGGCGGCGTCGAGCGCGTCGACGGCCGTGACGCCGATGACGGTGCCGGGTGCGCCGACGGAAGTTACGGCAGTCGCAGGCAACGGGGAGGCGACGATCATCTTCACGCCGCCTGCGAATAACGGCGGCAGCGTAATCACAGGCTACACGGTAACGTCGAGCCCGGGCGGCATTACGGCGACAGGCACGAGCAGCCCAATCGTTGTAACGGGCCTCGCGAACGGCACGGCGTACACGTTCACGGTGACGGCGACGAACGCGGCGGGCACGTCGGCAGCGTCGGGCGAGACGGATAGCGTCACGCCGATGACGGTGCCGGGAGCGCCGACGGACGTAACCGCCGTCGCAGGCAACGGGGAGGCGACGGTGAGCTTTACGCCGCCGACCAACGACGGAGGCAGCGTAATCACGGGCTACACGGTAACGTCGAGCCCGGGCGGCATTACGGCGACAGGCACGAGCAGCCCAATCCTTGTAACGGGCCTTGCGAACGGCACGGCGTACACGTTCACGGTGACGGCGACGAACGCGGCGGGGACGTCGGCGGCATCGAGCGCAACAGAGGAAGTGACGCCTGCGAGCGGAAATGCGGCTTTGAGCGGGCTGCAGCTTTCCTCCGGTACGTTGTCTCCAGACTTCGACGCGAACGTTTCGACCTATTCGGTATATGTGCCGTTCGACGTGGCATTCGTTACGGTTACCCCGACGGTAGCCGACGCGGAAGCGACGGTCGCCGTGAACGGGACGCGGACGGATACCGGGACGGCATCGGAACCTGTAGGGTTGACCGCCGGGTTGAACACGATCGAAGTGCAAGTCACCGCCGGGAACGGGAAGCGGTTGAAGTATACGATATCGGTCGTGCGAGTAGTGCCGCCGAAACTCGAGAAGGTAACGTTGAACGAAACCGTGTTTTCGTATGTCACGGGCTACGACCGCTTGGTTGTGACAGGAAACGTACGCACGGTCGAAGCGGGAGGATCGCTGGCGCTGCATTACGATGTGTTGAACGAGCAAGGCCAAACGGTGACGAGCGCCGTATACGAATTGCCTGCAGGCGAAGGCGAGACGGCGTTCGGCCACGGCTTCGATATCGATCCTGGTCTGTTCCCGAGCGGCGATTACGCGCTTCGGTTGACGGCGACGGATCGGTGGAATCCGTCGGTAACGATGTCGCTGCCGTTCAGCGTAAGCAGCGAGCCTCCGTCCATGCGAGCGACGATGGAGAAGGAGGA
This genomic stretch from Paenibacillus sp. harbors:
- a CDS encoding fibronectin type III domain-containing protein; protein product: MRSFKFAKGYIAVIIAILSAAAWGGFAGPASASIAGFTSFSVDGENYLPYGVAVDASGNVYVTDYNNHRILKLDREGNYLFSFGEQGTGDGQLNRPNAVAVDAQGNVYVTDSMNDRIVKFSPDGDFIDSFGSGGTGNGQFDAPAGIAVAPSGLIYVSDTYNHRVQVWSADGKFQYAFGSGGEGYTLNTPVGIAVDSEANVYVADSRHYRVVKVDALGKWIKSYGRIGTDQFRTPYGVAVDASGNIFVSDAFHHRIQKLDQDGNIQAIYGAYGGFAGTGDGEFKSPAGLAVDASGTLYVADSGNSRAAIVVPMTDTAPVPVYSHHIAAQFELDRIAVDPSGIIYALDATNDRIRKIDRSGAIVATLGVTTTGVSLINDPTGIAVDMAGNIYVSEYQRIQVFSKTGSMARQYTSSSFKGLADIAVDGSGNMYVISENDTGMHVLKVSPNGELLPFSHPDMTPYSLTVDHRGNVYVNNDIGNTIKLNDQGTQLASYKGLSMGSELLVDVVVDYVGNIYVIDLMHRTLQKMDSTGKLLYVNVSYPNQHTGLPLSLGVDASGRVYMVDMRTNEIIKIGFVPDAPTNVSAAVSAQGGEATVSFTPPPINGGDKLHRYTVTSSPGGITATGFGSPIQVTGLTNGTSYTFTVTAANGDGTSAASAPSNPVTPTTVPGAPTGVSAVAGNGEATVSFTPPASNGGSAITGYTVTSSPGGITATGASSPIVVTGLANGTAYTFTVTATNAAGTSAASSASTAVTPRTVPGAPTGVSAVAGNGEATISFTPPANNGGSAITGYTVTSSPGGITATGTSSPIKVTGLANGTAYTFTVTATNAAGTSAASSASTAATPRTVPGAPTGVSAVAGNGEATVSFTPPTSDGGSAITSYTVTSSPGGITATGTSSPIVVTGLTIGTSYTFMVTATNAAGTSAASGETNSVTPMTVPGAPTEVTAVAGNGEATISFTPPISDGGSAITGYTATSSPGGITATGTSSPIVVTGLANGTAYTFTVTATNAAGTSAASGETNSVTPMTMPGAPTEVTAVAGNGEATISFTPPTSDGGSAITGYTVTSSPGGITATGANSPIIVTGLANGTAYTFTVTATNAAGTSAASGETNSVTPMTVPGAPTEVTAVAGNGEATISFTPPTSDGGSAITGYTVTSSPGGITATGTSSPIVVTGLANGTSYTFTVTATNAAGTSASSGESDNVTPMTVPGAPTEVTAVAGNGEATISFTPPTSDGGSAITGYTVTSSPGGITATGTSSPIVVTGLANGTSYTFTVTATNAAGTSAASSASTAVTPKTVPGAPTEVAAAAGNGEATISFTPPISDGGSVITGYTVTSSPGGITATGTSSPIVVTGLANGTSYTFTVTATNAAGTSAASSASTAVTPRTVPGAPTGVSAVAGNGEATISFTPPTNDGGSVITGYTVTSSPGGITATGTTSPIVVTGLANGTAYTFTVTATNAAGTSAASSASTAVTPMTVPGAPTEVTAVAGNGEATIIFTPPANNGGSVITGYTVTSSPGGITATGTSSPIVVTGLANGTAYTFTVTATNAAGTSAASGETDSVTPMTVPGAPTDVTAVAGNGEATVSFTPPTNDGGSVITGYTVTSSPGGITATGTSSPILVTGLANGTAYTFTVTATNAAGTSAASSATEEVTPASGNAALSGLQLSSGTLSPDFDANVSTYSVYVPFDVAFVTVTPTVADAEATVAVNGTRTDTGTASEPVGLTAGLNTIEVQVTAGNGKRLKYTISVVRVVPPKLEKVTLNETVFSYVTGYDRLVVTGNVRTVEAGGSLALHYDVLNEQGQTVTSAVYELPAGEGETAFGHGFDIDPGLFPSGDYALRLTATDRWNPSVTMSLPFSVSSEPPSMRATMEKEDGGTYFDDEWTNLSVTVSVYGANDPAAMTFSLNGEPKRAYANGSKLALTEEGVHALEFQAADRAGNVSTLAVRVRIDRTPPVLTLIGPSEMELTVGDQYEEPGAEGADDVGTAGPVTVDGKVDTGASGTYTLRYVVVDLAGNSAEATRTVRVRPQPEPEPQPEPEPEPEPEPEPEPEPEPEPEPQQGTATAPAADNGGSNAAQVQLSPNQASVGGLEGIVTVVVPPGAVRSQGTVTVAVVSAEEAPPAAGLQAVSEVLEFTSTAGRLFDEPLELTFHYEPERLAEGARPAVYYYDEQAERWVFIGGIVNEDGRIVVSVNHFTKFAVFAYAPKSFADLGGHWAETYTERLVGMGVIDGFEDGTFRPEAEVTRAQFAKMISEALGLASSGASPAFDDDAETPDWAKRGVAAAAAAGLIRGYENDGRTTFRGHQAITRAEMAAMLARALSSDASRPGAATRLVDEEQLPEWAKTAIRTVVDAGIINGYDDGTFRPSQAVTRAETAAMIYRLLEVLHI